In one Curtobacterium citreum genomic region, the following are encoded:
- the ffh gene encoding signal recognition particle protein, which translates to MAQFGSLSDRLTETFRNLRTKGRLSPSDVDGTVREIRRALLDADVALEVVKSFTASIRERALSDEVNKALNPAQQVVQIVNEELVGILGGQQRRLEFAKRPPTVIMLAGLQGAGKTTLAGKLGKWLKKDGHTPMLVAADLQRPNAVQQLQVVGEQAGVHVFAPEPGNGVGDPVKVAKNAIKAAVDQQYDTVIVDTAGRLGVDAELMKQAANIRKAVDPDEVLFVIDAMIGQDAVNTARAFQEGVDFTGVVLSKLDGDARGGAALSVASVTGRPIMFASTGESLDDFEPFHPDRMASRILDLGDILSLIEQAQQAFDEDEARKVAEKIASDSFTLDDFLGQMQQLRKAGSIKGMLGMLPGAKGMREALDNFDEREIVRTEAIIQSMTKQERQLPKLLNGSRRLRIAKGSGTTVTEVNALVNRFEQAAKMMKTVARGGVPQMPGMGPIPGMHGGKKKQQQGGAKKKKVGNPAKRAALASGAAAQPQQQTPSGSGFGFGGSKNPKAPTEEEMASLQKFLGR; encoded by the coding sequence ATGGCGCAATTCGGCTCACTCTCCGATCGGCTGACCGAGACCTTCCGCAACCTGCGGACCAAGGGTCGTCTGTCCCCGTCCGACGTCGACGGCACCGTCCGCGAGATCCGCCGGGCCCTGCTCGACGCGGACGTCGCGCTCGAGGTCGTCAAGTCCTTCACCGCATCCATCCGCGAGCGCGCGCTCTCGGACGAGGTCAACAAGGCCCTCAACCCGGCGCAGCAGGTCGTCCAGATCGTCAACGAGGAGCTCGTCGGCATCCTCGGCGGACAGCAGCGTCGGCTCGAGTTCGCCAAGCGGCCGCCGACGGTCATCATGCTCGCGGGCCTGCAGGGCGCCGGCAAGACGACCCTCGCGGGCAAGCTCGGCAAGTGGCTCAAGAAGGACGGCCACACGCCGATGCTCGTCGCGGCGGACCTCCAGCGTCCGAACGCCGTGCAGCAGCTGCAGGTCGTCGGCGAGCAGGCCGGCGTGCACGTCTTCGCCCCGGAGCCCGGCAACGGTGTCGGCGACCCGGTGAAGGTCGCGAAGAACGCGATCAAGGCCGCCGTCGACCAGCAGTACGACACCGTCATCGTGGACACCGCCGGTCGTCTCGGCGTCGACGCGGAGCTCATGAAGCAGGCCGCGAACATCCGCAAGGCGGTCGACCCGGACGAGGTCCTGTTCGTCATCGACGCGATGATCGGTCAGGACGCCGTGAACACCGCGCGCGCCTTCCAGGAGGGCGTCGACTTCACCGGTGTCGTCCTGTCGAAGCTCGACGGCGACGCCCGCGGTGGTGCGGCCCTGTCGGTCGCCAGCGTCACCGGCCGCCCGATCATGTTCGCGTCGACCGGCGAGTCGCTCGACGACTTCGAGCCGTTCCACCCGGACCGCATGGCGAGCCGCATCCTCGACCTCGGCGACATCCTGTCCCTCATCGAGCAGGCGCAGCAGGCGTTCGACGAGGACGAGGCGCGCAAGGTCGCCGAGAAGATCGCGAGCGACTCGTTCACACTCGACGACTTCCTCGGGCAGATGCAGCAGCTCCGCAAGGCCGGCTCGATCAAGGGCATGCTCGGGATGCTCCCCGGCGCCAAGGGCATGCGCGAGGCGCTCGACAACTTCGACGAGCGCGAGATCGTCCGGACCGAGGCGATCATCCAGTCGATGACGAAGCAGGAGCGTCAGCTCCCGAAGCTCCTCAACGGCTCGCGGCGGCTCCGCATCGCCAAGGGCTCCGGCACGACGGTCACCGAGGTCAACGCCCTCGTGAACCGCTTCGAGCAGGCGGCGAAGATGATGAAGACCGTCGCGCGCGGCGGTGTGCCGCAGATGCCGGGCATGGGTCCGATCCCGGGCATGCACGGCGGCAAGAAGAAGCAGCAGCAGGGCGGCGCCAAGAAGAAGAAGGTCGGCAACCCCGCCAAGCGCGCGGCGCTGGCGTCGGGTGCCGCGGCGCAGCCGCAGCAGCAGACGCCGAGCGGCTCGGGCTTCGGGTTCGGCGGGTCGAAGAACCCCAAGGCTCCCACCGAGGAGGAGATGGCGAGCCTGCAGAAGTTCCTCGGTCGCTAG
- the lipB gene encoding lipoyl(octanoyl) transferase LipB encodes MEELEIIRWPGLLDYEEGVALQRAYHADVVAGRSPGVVVLCEHPSVYTAGRRTEPSDLPTDGSHVVEVDRGGRITWHGPGQLVAYPIVRLPAPLDVVAWVRDLEQVVLDTAASVGLSAQRVPGRSGVWLPRPGEDGPGAGSDGAGDDRHGRTLDKVGAIGLHVAEGVSSHGIAVNCDNDLTPYAAIVPCGIADAGVTTLSRATGRHVTVDEVAAAVGHRIEQAVAGMHAGARISSAGHAGPTSTRQEVAA; translated from the coding sequence GTGGAGGAACTCGAGATCATCCGGTGGCCCGGACTCCTCGACTACGAGGAAGGCGTCGCCCTGCAGCGCGCGTACCACGCCGACGTCGTCGCGGGCCGTTCGCCCGGGGTCGTCGTGCTGTGCGAGCACCCGTCGGTGTACACCGCCGGTCGCCGGACCGAGCCGTCCGACCTGCCGACGGACGGCTCCCACGTGGTCGAGGTCGACCGGGGCGGGCGCATCACGTGGCACGGTCCCGGGCAGCTCGTGGCCTACCCGATCGTCCGACTGCCCGCACCGCTCGACGTCGTCGCGTGGGTGCGGGACCTCGAGCAGGTGGTGCTCGACACCGCGGCGTCCGTCGGGCTCAGCGCGCAGCGGGTCCCCGGGCGCAGCGGCGTGTGGCTGCCACGACCGGGCGAGGACGGACCCGGCGCCGGGTCCGACGGCGCCGGCGACGACCGGCACGGCCGCACCCTCGACAAGGTCGGCGCGATCGGCCTGCACGTCGCCGAGGGCGTCTCGAGCCACGGCATCGCGGTGAACTGCGACAACGACCTGACCCCGTACGCCGCGATCGTCCCGTGCGGCATCGCCGACGCCGGGGTCACGACCCTGAGCCGCGCGACCGGACGGCACGTCACCGTCGACGAGGTCGCCGCCGCGGTCGGGCACCGCATCGAACAGGCCGTCGCGGGCATGCACGCCGGCGCCCGGATCAGCTCGGCCGGTCACGCCGGTCCCACCAGCACGCGACAGGAGGTCGCCGCATGA
- the lipA gene encoding lipoyl synthase, with protein sequence MTLAPEGRRMLRVEARNAETPIEVKPAWIKTRAVQGPEFRELSGLVRDKQLHTVCQEAGCPNIFECWEDREATFLIGGSQCTRRCDFCQIDTGRPEPLDRDEPRRVADSVAEMGLKYATVTGVARDDLDDGGAWLYAETIRAIHEHSPGTGVEILVPDFNGRPDQLGQVFDARPEVFAHNVETVPRIFKRIRPAFRFDRSLDVITQGRDAGLVTKSNLILGMGEERAEVEDALQQLHDAGTDIITLTQYLRPSPRHLPVARWVKPEEFVELREVAERIGFAGVLAGPLVRSSYRAGRLWARATVARGGTVPPHLSHLLDATPGRQAV encoded by the coding sequence ATGACCCTCGCCCCCGAAGGCCGCCGGATGCTCCGCGTCGAGGCCCGCAACGCCGAGACGCCCATCGAGGTCAAGCCCGCCTGGATCAAGACGCGGGCGGTGCAGGGCCCCGAGTTCCGCGAGCTGTCCGGCCTGGTCCGCGACAAGCAGCTGCACACCGTCTGCCAGGAGGCCGGCTGCCCGAACATCTTCGAGTGCTGGGAGGACCGCGAGGCCACCTTCCTGATCGGCGGCTCGCAGTGCACGCGGCGCTGCGACTTCTGCCAGATCGACACCGGTCGACCGGAGCCCCTCGACCGCGACGAGCCCCGACGGGTCGCGGACTCGGTCGCCGAGATGGGCCTGAAGTACGCCACGGTGACGGGTGTCGCCCGCGACGACCTCGACGACGGCGGCGCGTGGCTCTACGCCGAGACCATCCGCGCGATCCACGAGCACTCCCCCGGTACCGGCGTCGAGATCCTCGTCCCCGACTTCAACGGACGCCCCGACCAGCTCGGTCAGGTGTTCGACGCCCGCCCCGAGGTCTTCGCGCACAACGTCGAGACCGTGCCGCGGATCTTCAAGCGCATCCGGCCGGCGTTCCGCTTCGACCGGTCACTCGACGTCATCACGCAGGGTCGCGACGCGGGACTCGTGACGAAGTCGAACCTGATCCTCGGGATGGGCGAGGAGCGCGCCGAGGTCGAGGACGCCCTGCAGCAGCTCCACGACGCGGGAACCGACATCATCACCCTCACCCAGTACCTCCGACCGTCGCCCCGGCACCTGCCGGTCGCGCGGTGGGTGAAGCCGGAGGAGTTCGTCGAACTCCGCGAGGTCGCCGAGCGGATCGGGTTCGCCGGCGTCCTCGCGGGCCCCCTGGTGCGGTCGTCCTACCGCGCCGGGCGACTGTGGGCCCGTGCGACGGTGGCACGGGGCGGCACGGTGCCGCCGCACCTGTCCCACCTGCTCGACGCGACGCCCGGGCGCCAAGCCGTCTGA
- a CDS encoding DUF4175 domain-containing protein, with amino-acid sequence MPALLIIAIIVGLVLLFSGIFVGALKFLLWVGIVIVLLAVIGWLLRSIRGRA; translated from the coding sequence ATGCCCGCTCTGCTGATCATCGCGATCATCGTCGGCCTCGTCCTGCTCTTCAGCGGCATCTTCGTCGGTGCCCTGAAGTTCCTGCTGTGGGTCGGCATCGTCATCGTCCTGCTGGCCGTCATCGGCTGGCTGCTGCGGAGCATCCGCGGCCGCGCGTAG
- the ftsY gene encoding signal recognition particle-docking protein FtsY — protein sequence MASSWSLSSRLRGLFQRKTIDETTWDDLETALIGADFGPDIADEVIEDLHARVDRYGTTDPADLQRMLREVLEERLSKLDTTLKLSARPAVVLVVGVNGVGKTTTIGKFAKFLKTYDRTVLVGAADTFRAAAVEQVATWAQRAGVDVVRPAQPGQDPASVAYQTVEKAIHDGTEIVVIDTAGRLHTKAGLMDELSKIKRVVEKQTEIAEVLLVLDATTGQNGLAQAQAFIEGAGVTGLVITKLDGSAKAGFVLSVQEKTGIPIKLIGQGEGINDLTGFTPHVFVQNLVG from the coding sequence ATGGCGAGTTCCTGGTCCCTGTCCTCCCGTCTCCGCGGCCTGTTCCAGCGGAAGACCATCGACGAGACCACGTGGGACGACCTCGAGACCGCGTTGATCGGTGCGGATTTCGGCCCCGACATCGCGGACGAGGTCATCGAGGACCTGCACGCGCGCGTCGACCGGTACGGCACGACCGACCCGGCGGACCTGCAGCGCATGCTCCGCGAGGTGCTCGAGGAGCGCCTGTCGAAGCTCGACACGACGCTCAAGCTCAGCGCCCGTCCAGCCGTCGTGCTGGTCGTCGGCGTGAACGGCGTCGGCAAGACGACGACCATCGGCAAGTTCGCGAAGTTCCTCAAGACGTACGACCGCACCGTGCTCGTCGGCGCGGCGGACACGTTCCGCGCGGCCGCCGTCGAGCAGGTCGCCACGTGGGCCCAGCGCGCCGGCGTGGACGTCGTGCGCCCGGCGCAGCCCGGTCAGGACCCGGCTTCGGTCGCGTACCAGACGGTCGAGAAGGCCATCCACGACGGCACCGAGATCGTCGTCATCGACACCGCCGGCCGACTGCACACCAAGGCCGGGCTGATGGACGAGCTCTCGAAGATCAAGCGCGTGGTCGAGAAGCAGACCGAGATCGCCGAGGTGCTGCTCGTCCTCGACGCCACGACCGGGCAGAACGGCCTGGCCCAGGCGCAGGCGTTCATCGAGGGCGCCGGGGTCACCGGGCTCGTCATCACGAAGCTCGACGGCTCCGCGAAGGCCGGGTTCGTGCTCAGCGTGCAGGAGAAGACCGGGATCCCGATCAAGCTCATCGGTCAGGGCGAGGGCATCAACGACCTGACCGGCTTCACCCCCCACGTCTTCGTGCAGAACCTGGTGGGCTAG
- a CDS encoding TerC family protein has product MDVPLYVWLITIAGILALLVFDFYSHVRTPHVPHIKESAFWSAFYVGLAILFGVGILVFGGGQAGGEYFAGWLTEKALSVDNLFVFLIIMTSFAVPKEFQQKVLLVGVAIALVARGVFIALGVTIIENFSWVFYLFGALLFWLAWSQARSSGEHDASEGDSRLIRILRRIIPTSKDYDGDKLTTRVDGKRLFTPMLLVMVAIGLTDVLFALDSIPAIFGLTQDAFIVFTANAFSLLGLRQLYFLIAGLLERLIYLGQGLAVILAFIGVKLVFHAMHVNEVPFINGGQPILWAPEIPIWFSLGFIALTIAVATVASLVVSKKRQERGLTPTGQPKTAVEADAK; this is encoded by the coding sequence ATGGACGTTCCTCTCTACGTCTGGCTCATCACCATCGCGGGCATCCTCGCGCTGCTGGTGTTCGACTTCTACTCGCACGTGCGCACGCCGCACGTGCCGCACATCAAGGAATCCGCGTTCTGGTCGGCGTTCTACGTCGGGCTCGCGATCCTGTTCGGTGTCGGCATCCTCGTCTTCGGCGGCGGACAGGCCGGCGGCGAGTACTTCGCCGGGTGGTTGACCGAGAAGGCGCTGTCGGTCGACAACCTGTTCGTCTTCCTCATCATCATGACGAGCTTCGCGGTGCCGAAGGAGTTCCAGCAGAAGGTCCTGCTGGTCGGTGTCGCGATCGCCCTCGTCGCGCGCGGTGTGTTCATCGCCCTGGGCGTCACGATCATCGAGAACTTCTCGTGGGTGTTCTACCTGTTCGGCGCGCTGCTGTTCTGGCTCGCGTGGTCGCAGGCCCGCAGCAGTGGTGAGCACGACGCGTCCGAGGGCGACTCCCGCCTCATCCGGATCCTCCGCCGCATCATCCCGACTTCGAAGGACTACGACGGCGACAAGCTGACCACCCGGGTCGACGGCAAGCGGCTGTTCACCCCGATGCTGCTCGTCATGGTCGCCATCGGTCTGACCGACGTGCTGTTCGCCCTCGACTCGATCCCGGCGATCTTCGGTCTGACGCAGGACGCGTTCATCGTGTTCACCGCGAACGCGTTCTCGCTCCTCGGTCTCCGCCAGCTCTACTTCCTCATCGCGGGGCTGCTCGAGCGGCTCATCTACCTCGGCCAGGGTCTCGCCGTCATCCTCGCGTTCATCGGCGTGAAGCTCGTCTTCCACGCGATGCACGTCAACGAGGTGCCGTTCATCAACGGTGGGCAGCCGATCCTCTGGGCGCCGGAGATCCCGATCTGGTTCTCGTTGGGCTTCATCGCGCTGACGATCGCCGTCGCGACGGTCGCCTCGCTGGTCGTCTCGAAGAAGCGCCAGGAGCGCGGGCTCACCCCGACCGGCCAGCCGAAGACCGCGGTCGAGGCCGACGCGAAGTAG
- a CDS encoding chromosome segregation SMC family protein, with amino-acid sequence MYLKSLTIKGFKSFAQPTTFAFEPGVTCIVGPNGSGKSNVVDALAWVMGEQGAKTLRGGKMEDVIFAGTSTRGPLGRAQVLLTIDNTDGLLPIDYSEVTISRTLFRNGGSEYAINGENCRLLDVQELLSDTGLGREMHVIVGQGQLDKVLHATPEDRRGFIEEAAGILKHRRRKEKTLRKLDAMQTNLTRLSDLAGEIRRQLKPLGRQAEVARRAQSVAAVARDAKARILADDVVRLRRELHDHQEVEAGRKSERIVLQERLEQTRARQQQVEQSIVGDDVDRARTVVHRLESVQERLRGLSSLANQRLMFLAQQADAPQQGPTITPERVQGVRDEAERLEARAAAMTAGTADTARAVAEARARLDALDEQIAAQAALVAQHDLEAQRLAGAVDVARSRRGSAVADRERRARALAEAEDRAERAAAALAEVGVDPAEGVDESALTTAHETARHDLEAAQTERDAQRDRLHALERERDALDARVAALGMSIDVRDGSQAVIDAARDGVLGRLADALTVTAGFEAPVAAALDGLADAVLTADRAAALDTVAHARAEDLGRVDVVVADAVDDGPGLPTTLPAGVRPALDVVQGPPALTALLRTTLVAVDDTVDLEAVLAAAPHATVVTGSGDLVRAVRVTGGGERAVSRIELVAERDAARARRAAVATDAEDAATGLQAARNAVEDARRRTDEADRVLRAHTAAKADYDRSSASTRAKAENAVAEVERLRAALAETDGAGEAAEAALAAAEQDQHAFAEQPRPVVDASGRPALQEAVEAARAAEIEHRIQVETVRERARSERNRAAGLQRQLEAERAAAEEAARLAVVRRGQIAVAESVLADLPGLLGAVDRSLAEARVRLATEEAERTKRNTELQVVRNEERELRDRLQTITDGVHSLEMEIYEKKLHVSGLLDRAQSELGLPEGVLVTEYGPHVPVPVDVLVDPRVLARRHREAERARAAAERDADTDADAAGVDTVDAGAEDLDADDVVELVDAGSTLPGGAALPEFDATDEVDPASVETVPYVRAEQEARLAAAERDLGRLGKVNPLALEEFQALEQRHAFLAEQLEDLQKTRTDLLTIIEELDTKMQTIFEAAFHDTREAFDVIFPILFPGGSGSITLTNPDDLLATGIDVQVKPAGKKIDRLTLLSGGERSLAAVALLVAIFTARPSPFYIMDEVEAALDDANLGRLLTVFERLRESSQLIVITHQKRTMEIADALYGVSMRQDGVSAVVGQRVQRREPEPADAVA; translated from the coding sequence ATGTACTTGAAGAGCCTGACCATCAAGGGGTTCAAGTCCTTCGCGCAGCCGACGACGTTCGCGTTCGAGCCCGGGGTGACCTGCATCGTCGGACCGAACGGATCGGGCAAGTCGAACGTCGTCGACGCCCTCGCGTGGGTGATGGGGGAGCAGGGCGCGAAGACCCTGCGCGGCGGCAAGATGGAGGACGTCATCTTCGCCGGGACCTCGACCCGCGGCCCGCTCGGCCGGGCGCAGGTGCTCCTGACGATCGACAACACCGACGGTCTGCTGCCGATCGACTACTCCGAGGTGACGATCTCGCGCACGCTCTTCCGGAACGGCGGCAGCGAGTACGCGATCAACGGCGAGAACTGCCGCCTGCTCGACGTCCAGGAGCTCCTGAGCGACACCGGACTCGGCCGCGAGATGCACGTCATCGTCGGGCAGGGCCAGCTGGACAAGGTCCTGCACGCCACCCCGGAGGACCGCCGCGGCTTCATCGAGGAGGCCGCCGGGATCCTCAAGCACCGCCGCCGCAAGGAGAAGACCCTCCGCAAGCTCGACGCGATGCAGACGAACCTGACGCGCCTGTCCGACCTCGCCGGCGAGATCCGTCGGCAGCTGAAGCCCCTCGGGCGCCAGGCCGAGGTCGCCCGGCGCGCGCAGTCCGTCGCCGCGGTGGCCCGGGACGCCAAGGCCCGCATCCTCGCCGACGACGTGGTCCGGCTCCGCCGCGAGCTGCACGACCACCAGGAGGTCGAGGCCGGCCGGAAGTCCGAGCGCATCGTGCTGCAGGAGCGCCTGGAGCAGACCAGGGCCCGGCAGCAGCAGGTCGAGCAGAGCATTGTCGGCGACGACGTCGACCGCGCCCGGACGGTCGTGCACCGGCTGGAGAGCGTCCAGGAGCGGCTGCGCGGCCTGTCCAGCCTGGCGAACCAGCGGCTGATGTTCCTCGCGCAGCAGGCCGACGCGCCGCAGCAGGGCCCGACGATCACCCCGGAGCGGGTGCAGGGCGTCCGCGACGAGGCCGAGCGGCTCGAGGCCCGTGCCGCCGCGATGACCGCGGGCACCGCCGACACCGCCCGTGCGGTCGCCGAGGCCCGCGCCCGGCTCGACGCCCTCGACGAGCAGATCGCCGCGCAGGCCGCCCTCGTCGCGCAGCACGACCTCGAGGCCCAGCGGCTCGCCGGTGCCGTCGACGTCGCGCGGTCGCGCCGCGGATCGGCCGTCGCCGACCGGGAGCGACGGGCGCGCGCCCTCGCCGAGGCCGAGGACCGTGCGGAGCGCGCGGCCGCGGCGCTGGCCGAGGTCGGCGTCGACCCCGCTGAGGGCGTCGACGAGTCCGCGCTGACGACCGCGCACGAGACCGCCCGGCACGACCTCGAGGCGGCCCAGACCGAGCGGGACGCGCAGCGCGACCGGCTGCACGCCCTGGAGCGCGAACGGGACGCCCTCGACGCGCGCGTCGCCGCGCTCGGCATGTCCATCGACGTGCGCGACGGCTCCCAGGCGGTCATCGACGCGGCACGGGACGGCGTGCTCGGTCGCCTGGCCGACGCGCTCACCGTCACCGCCGGCTTCGAGGCGCCGGTCGCCGCGGCCCTCGACGGGCTCGCCGACGCCGTGCTCACCGCGGACCGCGCCGCCGCGCTCGACACCGTCGCGCACGCACGCGCAGAGGACCTCGGGCGCGTCGACGTGGTGGTCGCCGACGCCGTCGACGACGGCCCCGGGCTGCCGACGACGCTGCCGGCCGGCGTCCGACCCGCCCTGGACGTCGTCCAGGGCCCGCCCGCCCTGACCGCGCTCCTCCGGACCACGCTGGTCGCGGTGGACGACACCGTCGACCTGGAGGCGGTGCTCGCCGCCGCCCCGCACGCCACGGTGGTCACGGGGTCGGGTGACCTGGTCCGCGCGGTCCGCGTCACCGGCGGCGGGGAGCGCGCCGTCTCCCGCATCGAGCTCGTCGCGGAACGCGACGCCGCCCGGGCCCGCCGCGCCGCGGTCGCGACGGACGCCGAGGACGCGGCCACGGGCCTCCAGGCAGCACGGAACGCCGTCGAGGACGCGCGCCGCCGGACCGACGAGGCCGACCGCGTACTCCGCGCGCACACCGCGGCGAAGGCCGACTACGACCGGTCGAGTGCGTCGACGCGCGCGAAGGCCGAGAACGCCGTGGCCGAGGTCGAGCGGCTGCGTGCCGCCCTCGCCGAGACCGACGGGGCCGGCGAGGCGGCCGAGGCCGCGCTCGCGGCCGCCGAACAGGACCAGCACGCGTTCGCCGAGCAGCCCCGGCCGGTCGTCGACGCGTCCGGGCGTCCAGCGCTGCAGGAGGCCGTCGAGGCGGCCAGGGCCGCCGAGATCGAGCACCGCATCCAGGTCGAGACGGTGCGCGAACGCGCGCGGTCCGAGCGGAACCGGGCCGCGGGGCTCCAGCGGCAGCTCGAGGCGGAGCGCGCGGCTGCCGAGGAAGCAGCCCGACTCGCCGTCGTGCGGCGGGGGCAGATCGCGGTGGCCGAGAGCGTGCTCGCGGACCTGCCGGGGCTGCTCGGCGCCGTGGACCGGTCGCTCGCCGAGGCCCGCGTGCGTCTGGCCACCGAGGAGGCCGAGCGGACGAAGCGCAACACCGAGCTCCAGGTCGTCCGGAACGAGGAGCGCGAGCTCCGGGACCGTCTGCAGACCATCACCGACGGGGTGCACTCCCTCGAGATGGAGATCTACGAGAAGAAGCTGCACGTGTCGGGGCTGCTCGACCGGGCGCAGAGCGAGCTCGGGCTGCCCGAGGGGGTGCTCGTCACGGAGTACGGGCCGCACGTGCCGGTGCCGGTGGACGTCCTGGTCGACCCGCGGGTCCTGGCGCGGCGGCACCGCGAGGCGGAGCGGGCGCGCGCGGCGGCGGAGCGGGACGCCGACACCGACGCCGACGCCGCGGGCGTCGACACGGTCGACGCAGGGGCCGAGGACCTGGATGCCGACGACGTGGTCGAGCTCGTCGACGCCGGGTCCACGCTGCCCGGCGGTGCGGCGCTGCCCGAGTTCGACGCCACCGACGAGGTCGACCCCGCCTCGGTCGAGACCGTGCCCTACGTCCGCGCCGAACAAGAGGCACGACTCGCGGCGGCCGAGCGCGACCTCGGGCGGCTCGGCAAGGTGAACCCGCTCGCCCTCGAAGAATTCCAGGCGCTCGAGCAGCGGCACGCGTTCCTCGCGGAGCAGCTCGAGGACCTGCAGAAGACCCGGACGGACCTCCTCACGATCATCGAGGAGCTCGACACGAAGATGCAGACCATCTTCGAGGCGGCGTTCCACGACACCCGCGAGGCGTTCGACGTGATCTTCCCGATCCTGTTCCCGGGCGGCTCCGGGTCGATCACGCTGACGAACCCCGACGACCTGCTCGCCACCGGCATCGACGTGCAGGTGAAGCCCGCCGGCAAGAAGATCGACCGCCTGACGCTGCTGTCCGGCGGGGAGCGGTCCCTCGCGGCCGTGGCGCTCCTCGTGGCGATCTTCACCGCGCGGCCGTCGCCGTTCTACATCATGGACGAGGTCGAGGCGGCGCTCGACGACGCGAACCTCGGGCGTCTGCTCACGGTGTTCGAGCGGCTCCGCGAGTCCTCGCAGCTCATCGTCATCACGCACCAGAAGCGCACGATGGAGATCGCGGACGCGCTGTACGGGGTGTCGATGCGGCAGGACGGGGTCTCGGCCGTGGTCGGGCAGCGCGTGCAGCGCCGCGAGCCGGAGCCCGCGGACGCGGTCGCGTAG
- the mutM gene encoding bifunctional DNA-formamidopyrimidine glycosylase/DNA-(apurinic or apyrimidinic site) lyase, which produces MPELPEVEVVRAGLEPAVSGARVLHVDVVDDRALTRHDGPAEDFAERLTGRTIAAAVRRGKFMWFPLAPGPDGDTHPEALVTHLGMSGQVLLGRDRPAAKHRRILIDVQPVGTDRDGAPEAPVQLEFVDQRTFGSMAIDAMVPTVDGAPAGSAGAVDTRDPDAPWRRSIPYQVSHIARDPLDPAFDDDRFVATARKRSSGIKRVLLDQGVVSGIGNIYADESLWAARLHFDRPADRLPRAELHRLLAEVRSVLGRALEDGGTSFDAQYVNVNGQSGYFSQRLAVYGQQGKPCPRCGTTIVREAFMNRSSHRCPVCQPAPRPRKR; this is translated from the coding sequence GTGCCCGAACTCCCCGAGGTCGAGGTCGTCCGCGCCGGCCTCGAACCCGCCGTCAGCGGCGCCCGGGTCCTGCACGTGGACGTCGTCGACGACCGGGCGCTGACCCGGCACGACGGCCCCGCCGAGGACTTCGCGGAGCGCCTGACCGGGCGGACCATCGCCGCGGCCGTCCGTCGCGGCAAGTTCATGTGGTTCCCGCTGGCGCCCGGGCCGGACGGCGACACGCACCCCGAGGCGCTCGTCACCCACCTCGGCATGTCCGGCCAGGTGCTCCTCGGCCGCGACCGCCCGGCGGCGAAGCACCGCCGCATCCTCATCGACGTGCAACCCGTCGGCACCGACCGCGACGGCGCCCCCGAGGCCCCGGTCCAGCTCGAGTTCGTCGACCAGCGGACCTTCGGGTCGATGGCGATCGACGCGATGGTCCCCACCGTGGACGGAGCGCCGGCCGGGTCCGCCGGGGCCGTCGACACCCGGGACCCCGACGCACCGTGGCGCCGCTCGATCCCGTACCAGGTGTCGCACATCGCGCGGGACCCGCTCGACCCCGCGTTCGACGACGACCGGTTCGTCGCCACGGCACGGAAGCGCTCGAGCGGCATCAAGCGGGTGCTCCTCGACCAGGGCGTCGTGAGCGGCATCGGGAACATCTACGCTGACGAGTCGCTGTGGGCTGCCCGCCTGCACTTCGACCGTCCGGCGGACCGGCTGCCCCGGGCCGAACTGCACCGGCTTCTCGCCGAGGTCCGGAGCGTCCTGGGCCGTGCCCTCGAGGACGGCGGGACGAGCTTCGACGCGCAGTACGTCAACGTGAACGGGCAGTCCGGGTACTTCTCGCAGCGCCTGGCGGTCTACGGGCAGCAGGGGAAGCCGTGTCCCCGGTGCGGCACGACGATCGTGCGCGAGGCGTTCATGAACCGGTCGAGCCACCGTTGCCCCGTGTGCCAGCCCGCCCCGCGCCCGCGCAAGCGTTAG